From Natranaerobius trueperi, one genomic window encodes:
- a CDS encoding tyrosine-type recombinase/integrase has protein sequence MNPKTIEDYARILIRFFNYFEDKYNLHDYRKINRPTALDDYMRDRIYKKQIKRNGKIIYLTTDETNITQQTAKKEMTVLQGFFIYLDALYQFNIDSIDPEFIKRVLDTSDAKNKLKKHKESYYGDIWRIRKLSKLPCIIQGIKWKEKSKYRRSFTQEEITILESNLFSIRNKCIFLCSLEVGARISEILTVKKKDFIQNKQEHWVLRISKSKSNPRWVFIPEYLRKFIQMYINTERKQITNNSSKYPYLFVSTKGNTKGDKISYYTYRNALKKSAENGYLDPKDICTHMARATKSTRMKKDHRSNEEILKQLGNKTELKAYIDFDNPDMVIPVGTSLYNIDIK, from the coding sequence ATGAATCCAAAAACCATTGAAGATTATGCTCGAATTCTAATTAGGTTTTTCAATTATTTTGAGGATAAATATAACCTCCATGACTATAGAAAAATAAATCGACCTACTGCCCTAGATGATTATATGCGAGATAGGATTTACAAAAAACAGATCAAACGCAATGGTAAGATTATTTATTTGACAACTGATGAAACCAACATAACACAACAAACAGCCAAAAAAGAAATGACTGTCTTGCAAGGTTTTTTTATTTATCTCGATGCTTTATATCAATTTAACATAGATTCGATAGATCCTGAATTTATTAAAAGAGTTTTAGATACGTCTGATGCTAAAAACAAGCTTAAAAAGCACAAAGAATCTTACTATGGAGATATTTGGCGTATAAGAAAACTTAGTAAGCTCCCTTGTATAATTCAGGGTATAAAGTGGAAAGAAAAGAGCAAATATAGAAGGAGCTTTACACAGGAAGAAATCACTATACTTGAGTCTAACCTGTTTAGTATTCGGAACAAATGTATATTTTTATGTTCACTCGAAGTTGGAGCTAGAATTAGCGAAATCCTTACTGTAAAAAAGAAGGACTTTATTCAAAATAAACAAGAACACTGGGTTCTAAGAATATCAAAATCCAAATCTAATCCAAGATGGGTATTTATCCCCGAGTATCTAAGAAAGTTTATTCAGATGTATATTAATACCGAAAGAAAGCAAATCACCAATAACAGTAGCAAATATCCATATCTATTTGTAAGTACAAAAGGAAATACAAAAGGCGATAAAATTTCTTATTACACCTATAGAAACGCATTAAAAAAAAGTGCAGAAAACGGTTATCTTGATCCAAAAGATATCTGTACACACATGGCACGCGCTACTAAGTCTACTAGAATGAAAAAGGATCACAGAAGTAATGAAGAGATATTAAAGCAACTTGGTAATAAAACTGAGCTTAAGGCATATATCGATTTTGATAACCCAGATATGGTAATCCCAGTAGGCACATCTTTATATAATATAGATATTAAATAA
- a CDS encoding dUTP diphosphatase has product MRKFEPVSKKFMKHNAKEAQMPTRADARSAGYDFYSPIETIIKPNSSIIIWSNIKAAMEDDEVLKIYVRSSMGIKKKIMLANTVGIIDSSYYGNPSNDGNIGIALYNYGDTPVTIQEGERIAQGIFHKYLTVENDHVINKERTGGIGSTEK; this is encoded by the coding sequence ATGAGAAAATTTGAGCCAGTTTCAAAAAAGTTTATGAAACATAACGCTAAAGAAGCACAAATGCCTACAAGAGCAGATGCTAGAAGTGCTGGGTATGACTTTTATTCTCCTATAGAAACTATCATAAAGCCCAACTCTTCAATAATAATTTGGTCGAACATAAAAGCTGCTATGGAGGATGATGAAGTATTAAAAATTTATGTAAGAAGTTCAATGGGCATTAAGAAAAAAATAATGTTAGCCAATACGGTTGGTATAATAGATAGTTCATATTACGGAAATCCAAGTAATGACGGAAACATTGGAATAGCACTTTATAATTATGGTGATACTCCAGTAACCATCCAAGAAGGTGAGAGAATAGCTCAAGGGATATTCCATAAGTACCTCACCGTTGAAAACGACCACGTTATTAATAAAGAAAGAACTGGTGGTATAGGCTCAACTGAAAAATAG
- a CDS encoding restriction endonuclease subunit S, with translation MTKKKSKSIEELLEEAIVPHNEQPYEVPNSWVWIPLKYIVNFYSGSAFPKKYQGNHGLTYSFYKVGNLKYVDKKYFLNKSDNTVDDEIIKQTKAKLVPKSAIVFAKIGEAIKLNRRGLLPNDSCIDNNLMAIKNKEDIVEIMFLFFWTLKTDFYQYTQASAIPSIRKSTMEKIYFPLPPMNEQKRIANKVDRLLNKIDKAKDLIEEAKETFELRRAALLDKAFKGELTRKWREKNPEVESAELLVKTIHENKSLKRNIYQERSHELPRGWIYTRMGEVVDINPPKKKLNEISDEYNCSFLPMTSVDGEYGTIENIEERPYSKVKKGYKFILEDDVIFARITPCMENGKSAIVKGLKNGFGFGSTEFHILRTNNYINNKFIHYFIHSKTFRNKAKAVMTGAVGQQRVSKDFLENYIIALPPLKEQEEIVRMLDVILDKEYKVNNIIDLKEKCDLIKHSILSKAFKGELGTNDPTEGSAIELLKEALEEKGD, from the coding sequence ATGACTAAAAAGAAAAGTAAAAGCATAGAAGAATTATTAGAAGAAGCTATTGTTCCACATAATGAGCAACCGTATGAAGTGCCTAATAGTTGGGTGTGGATCCCATTAAAGTATATTGTGAATTTTTATAGTGGCTCTGCTTTTCCAAAAAAGTATCAAGGGAATCATGGCCTAACTTATTCTTTTTATAAAGTAGGAAATTTAAAATATGTGGATAAAAAATACTTCTTAAATAAAAGCGATAATACTGTTGATGATGAGATAATTAAGCAAACCAAAGCTAAACTTGTTCCAAAGAGTGCAATAGTTTTTGCTAAAATAGGTGAAGCTATTAAATTAAACAGAAGAGGACTGCTTCCTAATGATAGCTGCATAGATAACAACCTAATGGCAATAAAAAACAAAGAAGATATTGTAGAAATAATGTTTTTATTTTTTTGGACATTAAAAACAGATTTTTATCAATATACACAAGCTTCTGCGATACCTTCAATACGAAAGAGTACTATGGAGAAGATATATTTCCCCTTACCACCAATGAATGAACAAAAAAGAATCGCTAATAAAGTTGATCGACTATTAAATAAAATCGATAAAGCAAAAGATCTTATAGAAGAAGCAAAAGAAACTTTTGAACTACGCCGAGCCGCTCTACTAGATAAAGCTTTTAAAGGAGAATTGACAAGGAAGTGGCGTGAAAAAAATCCGGAAGTTGAATCAGCAGAGTTATTAGTTAAGACAATTCATGAAAATAAAAGTTTAAAACGGAATATTTATCAAGAGAGAAGCCATGAGCTTCCTCGTGGTTGGATTTATACAAGAATGGGCGAAGTTGTTGATATAAATCCACCTAAAAAGAAGTTAAATGAAATATCAGATGAGTATAATTGTAGCTTTTTACCTATGACTTCTGTTGATGGAGAATATGGAACAATAGAAAATATTGAGGAAAGACCTTATTCAAAAGTGAAAAAAGGATATAAATTTATATTAGAGGATGATGTGATTTTTGCCCGAATCACTCCTTGTATGGAAAATGGTAAGTCAGCTATCGTAAAAGGATTGAAAAATGGATTTGGTTTTGGCTCTACTGAATTTCATATTCTTCGAACTAATAACTATATAAACAATAAATTTATACATTATTTTATACACTCTAAAACTTTTAGAAATAAGGCAAAAGCTGTAATGACTGGTGCAGTTGGACAACAAAGAGTGTCCAAGGATTTTTTAGAAAACTATATTATCGCATTACCCCCTTTAAAAGAACAGGAAGAAATTGTAAGAATGCTTGATGTAATTTTAGATAAAGAGTATAAAGTGAACAATATAATTGATTTGAAAGAAAAATGTGATTTAATAAAACACTCAATCCTTTCTAAAGCTTTTAAGGGAGAATTAGGTACAAATGACCCTACAGAAGGAAGTGCTATCGAGTTATTGAAAGAAGCACTAGAAGAAAAGGGAGATTAA